From Anomalospiza imberbis isolate Cuckoo-Finch-1a 21T00152 chromosome 14, ASM3175350v1, whole genome shotgun sequence, a single genomic window includes:
- the SLITRK2 gene encoding SLIT and NTRK-like protein 2 — MLKGVWLLSLLTVAGISWTESRKPAKDICSKSRCPCEEKENVLNINCENKGFTTVSLLLPPPSKIYQLFLNGNALTRLFPNEFVNYSNAVTLHLGNNDMQEIRTGAFSGLRTLKRLHLNNNKLEVLKEDTFLGLESLEYLQADYNYISAIEAGAFSKLNKLKVLILNDNLLLSLPSNVFRFVLLTHLDLRGNRLKMMPFAGVLEHIGGIMEIQLEENPWNCTCDLLPLKAWLDTITVFVGEIVCETPFRLHGKDVTQLTRQDLCPRKSSSDSNQREKHPVLSDPHISRLSPTANSAINPTRAPKASRPPKTRNRPTPRVSVSKDRQIFGPIMVYQTKSPVPITCPAGCICTSQSSDNGLNVNCQERKISNISDLHPRPTSPKKLYLTSNYLQVIYRTDLTEYSSLDLLHLGNNRIAVIQEGAFTNLTSLRRLYLNGNYLEVLYRSMFEGLHSLQYLYLEYNVIKEILPRTFDALSNLHLLFLNNNLLRSLPDNVFGGTSLTRLNLRNNHFSHLPVRGVLDQLSALIQIDLQENPWDCTCDILGLRNWIEKVTDQNNQQSNPPVVINEVICESPTKHSGEHLKFLSKEAICPENPNLSDSSVLSMNQNTDTPHLGVSPSSYPELHTEVPLSVLILGLLVVFILSVCFGAGLFVFVLKRRKGVQSMPSSANNVDISSFQLQYGSYNTETHDKTEGHVYNYIPPPVGQMCQNPIYMQKEGDPVAYYRNLHEFSYSSLDHKKEDPTSLAFTISAAELLEKQSSPREPELLYQNIAERVKELPTGGLVHYNFCTLPKRQFAPSYESRRQNQDRINKTVLYGTPRKYFAEQSKPEHPLLQGKLQTEPDYLEVLEKQTAISQL, encoded by the coding sequence ATGCTGAAGGGTGTTTGGTTGCTCAGTTTGTTAACAGTGGCTGGGATCTCGTGGACAGAGAGTCGCAAACCTGCCAAAGACATTTGCAGCAAGAGCCGCTGCCCTTGCGAGGAGAAGGAGAACGTGCTGAACATTAATTGTGAAAACAAGGGATTTACAACCGTCAGCCTCCTCCTGCCGCCCCCGTCCAAGATCTACCAGCTGTTTCTCAATGGGAACGCACTGACCCGCCTGTTCCCCAATGAGTTCGTCAACTATTCCAACGCCGTGACCCTGCACCTGGGCAACAACGACATGCAGGAGATCCGCACAGGGGCCTTCAGCGGCCTCCGCACCCTCAAGAGGCTGCACCTCAACAACAACAAGCTGGAAGTGCTGAAGGAAGACACTTTCCTGGGCTTGGAGAGTCTGGAGTACCTGCAGGCTGATTACAATTACATCAGTGCCATTGAAGCAGGGGCGTTCAGCAAACTGAACAAGCTCAAGGTGCTGATCCTCAATGACAacctcctgctgtccctgcccagcaaTGTCTTCCGCTTTGTGCTCCTCACTCACCTGGACCTGCGGGGGAACCGGCTGAAGATGATGCCTTTTGCTGGTGTGCTGGAGCACATTGGAGGCATCATGGAAATCCAGCTGGAGGAAAACCCTTGGAACTGCACCTGCGACTTGCTGCCACTCAAGGCCTGGCTAGACACCATCACCGTGTTTGTGGGTGAGATAGTCTGTGAAACCCCCTTCAGGCTTCATGGGAAAGATGTGACCCAGCTCACCAGGCAAGATCTCTGCCCTAGGAAAAGCTCCAGTGATTCAAACCAGAGGGAAAAACACCCTGTCCTCTCAGACCCACACATCTCAAGGCTATCGCCCACAGCCAATTCTGCCATCAATCCCACCAGGGCCCCAAAAGCCAGCCGGCCACCCAAAACTAGGAACCGCCCCACCCCCCGTGTCTCCGTGTCAAAAGACAGACAAATATTTGGACCTATAATGGTTTACCAGACAAAGTCTCCTGTGCCCATCACCTGCCCAGCTGGTTGCATCTGTACGTCCCAGAGCTCAGACAATGGCCTAAATGTTAACTGCCAAGAGAGAAAGATAAGTAACATCTCCGATCTCCACCCCAGGCCAACCAGTCCAAAGAAACTTTACCTTACCAGTAACTATCTGCAAGTCATTTATAGAACAGATCTCACAGAGTACAGCTCTCTGGATTTGCTACATCTAGGAAATAACAGAATTGCAGTGATACAAGAAGGTGCCTTTACAAACCTCACAAGTTTACGCAGACTTTACCTTAATGGCAATTACCTTGAGGTTCTGTACCGATCCATGtttgaagggctgcacagcctGCAGTATCTCTACCTAGAGTACAATGTCATTAAGGAGATCCTGCCACGCACATTTGATGCTCTGAGTAATCTTCATCTGTTGTTTCTCAATAACAACCTGCTCAGATCCTTGCCTGATAATGTCTTTGGAGGCACCTCCCTCACCAGGCTCAACCTTAGGAATAACCATTTCTCGCACCTGCCTGTGAGAGGAGTCTTGGACCAGCTCTCAGCTCTGATTCAGATTGACCTCCAAGAGAACCCTTGGGACTGCACGTGTGACATCCTGGGGCTGAGGAACTGGATAGAGAAAGTCACTGACCAGAACAACCAGCAGTCAAATCCCCCTGTAGTTATCAATGAAGTAATATGCGAGTCTCCCACCAAGCACTCTGGAGAGCATCTGAAATTCCTGAGCAAAGAAGCCATCTGCCCAGAGAACCCCAACTTGTCAGATTCTTCTGTCCTCTCCATGAACCAGAACACCGATACCCCCCATCTCGGTGTCTCACCCAGCTCCTACCCAGAATTACACACTGAAGTTCCACTGTCTGTCCTAATTTTAGGCTTGCTGGTTGTGTttattttgtctgtttgttttggggCAGGCCTATTTGTCTTTGTCCTTAAGCGCCGGAAGGGGGTGCAGAGCATGCCCAGCAGTGCCAACAACGTAGATATAAGTTCATTTCAGCTCCAGTATGGGTCTTACAACACTGAGACCCACGATAAAACTGAAGGACATGTTTATAACTACATTCCCCCTCCTGTTGGACAGATGTGCCAAAACCCAATCTACATGCAAAAGGAAGGGGATCCAGTTGCCTATTACAGGAATCTCCATGAGTTTAGCTATAGCAGTCTTGACCACAAAAAAGAAGACCCCACCAGTCTTGCATTTACCATCAGTGCAGCTGAATTACTGGAAAAGCAGTCCTCACCAAGGGAACCAGAGCTCCTGTATCAAAATATTGCAGAAAGGGTCAAGGAACTCCCCACTGGAGGATTAGTTCATTATAACTTTTGTACCTTACCCAAAAGGCAGTTTGCCCCTTCATATGAATCCAGACGCCAAAACCAGGACAGgataaataaaactgttttataTGGAACTCCCAGGAAATATTTTGCAGAACAGTCTAAACCTGAGCATCCTTTACTCCAAGGAAAGCTACAAACAGAACCAGACTACCTCGAAGTTCTGGAAAAACAAACTGCAATCAGTCAGCTGTGA